The Fimbriimonadia bacterium genome has a window encoding:
- a CDS encoding 2-oxoisovalerate dehydrogenase, which yields MLLAREGDRREAILIRQSKGWFHIHGMGHEALAALVAHLKPDDYLFPHYRDRAMVLAKGITNRRLALAFHGKATSSSAGRQMPGHYSDRSLNIFSMPSPVGANCLPAVGAAWGMKMDGKDSVVLVSIGEASSRQGEFYEAVSFALERKLPVVFLVQDNRYGISTNTDEKNPFRLGVFNEKNVVRVNGRLVDEVYVKGGDAIAKARSGAGPTILWLELDRLGSHSSSDDHRVYRDQADIDKMFERDPITLLAQDLIASGELTEAEWAQLQEETRERVDAEYREAEDAPDPDPAKLNDHLYGDPATAVPPAIEPGSRTTMVKAIGETLRKALAENEKVILFGQDIEDPKGGVFGFTKGCSEAFPDRVLNSPLAEATIVGVAVGLAAYGWRPVFELQFTDFIPPAFNQLITNVATLRWRTNGDWKCPMVLYAPYGAYLPGGSIWHSQSNDGIFAKLHGVRLAIPSTPEDASGLFQTAIHGDDPTLILVPKHIFRKQVDVPNTLDPVPLGKARIVREGSDVTLVTWGNCVELAQEVAEQMAAEADIEILDLRSLVPCDWDAIEQSLAKTGRLVVVHEDSRTCGFGEAIITEMTSKSERWDLFLSPPQLVAREDVHIGYNPIWEYASLPDTERVMSAIRLTME from the coding sequence ATGCTCCTCGCCCGCGAAGGCGACCGGCGCGAGGCCATTCTCATTCGACAATCCAAAGGCTGGTTCCACATCCACGGTATGGGTCACGAGGCGCTCGCCGCCCTCGTTGCTCACCTCAAACCGGACGACTATCTGTTCCCGCACTATCGCGATCGGGCCATGGTGCTCGCAAAGGGCATCACCAACCGCCGACTGGCCCTCGCTTTCCACGGCAAGGCGACATCGAGCTCGGCCGGAAGGCAGATGCCCGGCCACTACTCAGACCGATCGCTGAACATCTTCAGCATGCCCTCGCCAGTAGGTGCGAATTGCTTGCCCGCTGTAGGTGCGGCGTGGGGCATGAAGATGGACGGCAAGGACTCTGTCGTTCTCGTCAGTATCGGTGAGGCTTCGAGCCGCCAAGGCGAGTTCTATGAGGCGGTCTCCTTCGCGCTGGAGCGCAAGCTGCCAGTGGTTTTCTTGGTGCAGGATAACCGATACGGCATCAGCACGAACACGGACGAGAAGAACCCTTTCCGCCTCGGCGTGTTCAACGAGAAGAATGTGGTTCGCGTGAACGGTCGCCTGGTGGACGAGGTGTACGTGAAGGGTGGCGACGCCATCGCCAAGGCACGCTCGGGTGCTGGCCCGACCATTTTGTGGCTGGAGTTGGACCGTCTCGGCTCGCACAGCTCCTCGGACGACCATCGCGTGTATCGCGACCAGGCGGACATAGACAAGATGTTCGAGCGCGACCCCATCACGCTTCTGGCTCAGGACCTTATCGCCAGTGGCGAACTGACCGAGGCCGAGTGGGCACAGCTGCAAGAAGAGACGCGCGAGCGAGTGGATGCCGAGTATCGCGAGGCCGAGGATGCTCCCGACCCGGATCCAGCGAAGCTGAACGACCACCTGTACGGTGACCCGGCGACGGCGGTGCCTCCCGCAATAGAGCCCGGCTCCCGCACTACCATGGTCAAGGCCATCGGGGAGACGTTGCGCAAGGCCCTTGCCGAAAACGAAAAGGTGATCCTCTTCGGTCAGGATATCGAAGACCCGAAAGGCGGCGTGTTCGGCTTCACCAAGGGCTGCTCGGAAGCGTTTCCCGACCGTGTGCTCAATTCGCCGCTCGCCGAGGCCACCATCGTCGGAGTAGCAGTCGGCCTGGCCGCGTACGGGTGGCGTCCCGTGTTCGAGCTGCAGTTCACCGACTTCATCCCACCCGCGTTCAACCAGCTCATCACCAATGTCGCCACGCTGCGATGGCGAACCAACGGAGACTGGAAGTGCCCGATGGTGCTCTACGCCCCGTACGGTGCTTATCTCCCGGGGGGATCCATCTGGCACAGTCAGAGCAACGACGGTATCTTCGCTAAGCTACACGGTGTACGCCTGGCAATACCGAGCACCCCTGAAGATGCTTCTGGGCTATTCCAGACGGCAATCCATGGCGACGACCCGACGCTTATTTTGGTCCCGAAACACATCTTTCGCAAGCAGGTGGATGTCCCGAACACGCTGGACCCCGTGCCGCTCGGTAAGGCTCGAATCGTGCGAGAGGGCTCGGATGTCACTCTCGTGACGTGGGGTAACTGCGTAGAGCTGGCGCAGGAGGTGGCCGAGCAAATGGCGGCAGAGGCTGACATCGAGATCCTCGACCTTCGGAGCCTGGTCCCATGCGATTGGGACGCAATCGAGCAGTCGCTGGCCAAGACGGGCCGGCTGGTAGTGGTGCACGAAGACAGCCGGACTTGCGGCTTCGGCGAAGCCATCATCACCGAGATGACAAGCAAGTCCGAGCGGTGGGACTTGTTCCTTTCCCCACCACAGCTGGTCGCACGCGAGGACGTGCACATAGGATATAACCCTATCTGGGAATATGCCAGCCTGCCGGACACAGAGCGGGTTATGAGTGCGATTCGATTGACCATGGAGTAG
- a CDS encoding prepilin-type N-terminal cleavage/methylation domain-containing protein, with translation MKRRFGFTLIELLVVIAIIAILAAILFPVFAQARSAAKKTGCISNGKQLMVAHRMYSDEFQGTLMGGRTHGLPPNWATEIMWPKFLFPYMKSKDAYLCPAEPNTHYADLGDADRYNNRGWLSIGYNASVSIWYWTGDNTLVRIKQNQIRVPAMTAMFADTMSGDVRDGYYGYCADNTGINITGGCNLSDRHGGAKKAADPYGQINVLLLDGHVKSYGWNRIKSGQVSDMYPGCNAEEARDFNAAGLKWMLWGKCKHPDN, from the coding sequence ATGAAACGCCGTTTTGGCTTCACGCTCATCGAGCTTCTCGTCGTCATCGCCATCATCGCCATCCTTGCTGCGATTCTTTTCCCGGTCTTTGCGCAGGCGCGAAGCGCTGCCAAGAAAACCGGCTGCATCAGCAACGGGAAGCAACTCATGGTCGCGCACCGGATGTACTCGGACGAGTTCCAGGGCACGCTGATGGGAGGCCGCACGCATGGCTTGCCGCCCAACTGGGCTACCGAGATCATGTGGCCGAAGTTCCTGTTCCCTTACATGAAAAGCAAGGACGCCTATCTGTGCCCGGCCGAACCCAACACGCATTATGCAGATCTCGGCGATGCCGATCGGTACAACAACCGAGGTTGGCTCTCCATCGGCTACAACGCGAGCGTATCCATCTGGTATTGGACGGGCGACAACACGTTAGTCCGTATCAAGCAGAATCAGATTCGCGTGCCGGCCATGACCGCCATGTTCGCCGACACGATGTCTGGAGACGTTCGGGACGGCTACTACGGCTATTGTGCGGACAACACCGGTATTAACATCACTGGTGGGTGCAACTTGAGCGACCGCCATGGTGGAGCCAAGAAGGCAGCCGATCCGTACGGCCAGATCAACGTGCTGCTGCTGGACGGACACGTCAAATCCTACGGTTGGAACCGTATCAAGTCCGGCCAGGTAAGTGACATGTACCCGGGCTGCAACGCGGAGGAGGCCAGAGACTTCAATGCTGCCGGCCTCAAGTGGATGCTGTGGGGCAAGTGCAAGCACCCGGATAACTAG
- a CDS encoding cyclase family protein, translating into MADEMLILDITRPLGPQTPVYPGDVPFSRVEAYSFERGDRYSVSVLLGSAHAGTHVDMPRHFFADASEPALDRFIGRAEVIHVSDWSVLSERDWLPSVRPLFRCEGVGPPPAELVVRLAAASIPLVGLDIMSVDTPDDDTYPNHRTLLGAGIPILESLDLSAAPEGDYEMIALPLPIPDPDATWVRAVLLPVR; encoded by the coding sequence GTGGCCGACGAGATGCTGATACTGGACATCACGCGACCGCTGGGCCCACAGACACCGGTCTATCCGGGCGACGTGCCGTTTTCCAGGGTCGAGGCGTACAGTTTCGAACGCGGGGACCGCTATTCTGTTAGCGTGTTGCTCGGGAGCGCACACGCAGGGACGCACGTGGACATGCCTCGGCACTTTTTCGCCGATGCGTCGGAGCCCGCTCTGGACCGTTTCATTGGACGTGCCGAGGTGATCCACGTCTCTGATTGGAGCGTGCTATCGGAGCGTGATTGGTTACCGAGTGTGCGGCCACTTTTTCGGTGCGAAGGTGTGGGCCCGCCGCCGGCTGAACTGGTAGTACGACTCGCCGCCGCAAGCATTCCACTGGTGGGACTGGACATCATGTCGGTGGATACCCCCGATGATGATACTTATCCCAATCATCGCACGCTGCTAGGCGCAGGCATCCCCATTCTCGAGAGTCTCGACCTGTCGGCTGCACCCGAAGGCGACTACGAGATGATCGCACTCCCGTTACCTATCCCGGATCCCGATGCGACGTGGGTACGTGCCGTGCTGCTGCCTGTCCGCTGA
- a CDS encoding aminotransferase class V-fold PLP-dependent enzyme, which produces MQGAERLKEYAERWLRADWEAFGPPTMQRVGDKIAAFIGAEADTISFHTNSTLACAVAMSCLEPTPQRNKIVFTEGCFTSQAYLCMQQERIGAEVAIVPLRDGIGPDMDELFSAIDDHTLFVPVSHVFFRNGYVLDAEAVCRRAHEVGAYVILDVYQSAGVLPVRCEKWRVDFAIGGCAKWLCGGSGTGFLYVSPDLAKQWVPKLTGAMAHARVADFDVHSFEPTTGALRFQNGGYYMAGLFACEPGLDIIGSLGIGAIRANSLRMTDRLIAGAKARGFRLSTPEDPEKRGGAVSMVIPGDQTLADALRKENIYVDFRTGAGIRVSPHFYNTDADVDRFFDAVDALLPLMTTTA; this is translated from the coding sequence GTGCAGGGAGCGGAAAGGCTGAAGGAGTACGCAGAGCGCTGGTTGAGAGCCGACTGGGAGGCGTTCGGGCCTCCCACCATGCAACGCGTCGGAGACAAGATTGCCGCGTTCATCGGTGCCGAGGCGGACACGATCAGCTTCCACACGAACAGCACCCTCGCGTGTGCCGTGGCGATGTCTTGCCTAGAGCCTACGCCGCAACGCAACAAGATTGTGTTCACCGAGGGCTGCTTCACGTCGCAGGCCTACCTGTGCATGCAGCAGGAGCGTATCGGCGCCGAAGTGGCGATCGTGCCCTTGCGCGACGGCATCGGGCCGGACATGGACGAGCTTTTCAGTGCCATCGACGATCACACTCTCTTCGTCCCCGTCTCGCACGTGTTCTTCCGTAACGGATACGTTCTGGACGCAGAAGCAGTGTGTCGGCGTGCGCACGAGGTGGGGGCGTACGTCATTCTCGACGTGTACCAGAGCGCGGGGGTGCTCCCCGTGCGCTGCGAGAAGTGGAGAGTGGACTTCGCTATCGGGGGCTGTGCCAAGTGGCTGTGCGGCGGCTCCGGAACCGGTTTTCTGTACGTGAGTCCGGACCTCGCCAAGCAGTGGGTGCCGAAGCTGACGGGCGCGATGGCACATGCCAGGGTGGCCGACTTCGACGTCCACTCGTTCGAACCGACGACCGGGGCGTTGCGCTTTCAGAACGGCGGTTACTACATGGCAGGGTTGTTCGCGTGCGAGCCGGGCCTGGACATCATCGGCAGCCTAGGCATCGGCGCGATCCGGGCGAATTCGTTGCGGATGACGGACCGCCTGATCGCTGGGGCCAAGGCGAGGGGCTTTCGGTTGAGCACCCCGGAGGACCCAGAAAAACGCGGGGGTGCGGTCTCGATGGTGATACCGGGAGACCAGACCCTGGCCGATGCGCTGCGCAAAGAGAACATCTATGTGGACTTCCGCACCGGCGCCGGCATTCGCGTGTCTCCCCACTTCTACAACACGGATGCGGACGTAGACCGCTTCTTCGATGCGGTTGACGCACTTTTGCCCTTGATGACGACGACGGCGTAA
- a CDS encoding MmgE/PrpD family protein — protein MSTLAETFSRFAYELDYAKLPEETRHEAKRRLIDSLGCAMGAYLAEPSKIARRIAHSVHGGATVIGTFHQTSPELAAFANGVLFRYLDYNDTYLSKEPAHPSDNIAALLAVGELADCSGEDLITAIVASYEVQCRLCDAFSIRSKGWDHVTYGSFSTVAGCGMLLGFQPEQYVHAFGLAGVPNNAMRQTRVGELSMWKGCAFANASRNGVFASLLASGGMTGPAPVFEGEMGFFKQVSHEPFEVAPLGGDGYMINRTYIKKYPAEYHSQSAIDAALELRPQIKDPSQIDSILIETFDAAVEIIGGEPEKWRPQSRETADHSLPYCTVVGLVDGEVTQDSFAPARFTDDRLLQIVAKVKVKADPELNAMYPEKGIPNRVTVTLKNGEKLVSEVAAPRGHALNPMTDQEVTAKFLSMATKVLGPAEVDEALERLWSLENERDLTDLLALFAV, from the coding sequence GTGTCCACACTCGCCGAGACCTTTTCACGTTTTGCCTATGAACTCGACTACGCCAAGCTGCCCGAGGAGACGCGCCACGAAGCCAAGCGCAGGCTCATCGATTCGCTGGGTTGTGCAATGGGCGCCTACCTCGCCGAGCCATCCAAGATCGCCAGGCGCATAGCCCACTCGGTCCACGGCGGCGCGACGGTCATAGGCACGTTCCACCAGACATCGCCCGAGCTCGCTGCGTTCGCCAACGGCGTGCTGTTTCGCTACCTCGACTACAACGACACCTACCTGTCGAAGGAGCCTGCCCACCCCAGTGACAACATTGCTGCGCTGCTGGCAGTCGGAGAGCTGGCGGATTGCAGCGGAGAAGACCTGATTACTGCCATCGTAGCATCCTACGAGGTGCAGTGCAGGTTGTGCGATGCGTTCTCCATTCGCAGTAAGGGATGGGACCATGTTACCTATGGTAGCTTCTCGACGGTGGCGGGTTGTGGCATGTTGTTAGGCTTCCAACCGGAGCAGTACGTGCACGCCTTCGGGTTGGCGGGAGTACCGAACAACGCGATGCGCCAGACGCGTGTGGGCGAACTGAGCATGTGGAAAGGATGTGCTTTTGCCAACGCTTCTCGCAACGGTGTGTTTGCGTCGCTACTCGCGTCCGGGGGTATGACTGGTCCGGCACCCGTCTTCGAGGGCGAGATGGGGTTCTTCAAACAGGTATCCCACGAGCCTTTCGAGGTAGCACCACTGGGCGGCGACGGATACATGATCAACCGCACCTACATCAAGAAGTACCCGGCCGAATACCACAGTCAGAGCGCGATAGATGCTGCACTCGAACTGCGACCGCAGATCAAAGACCCATCGCAGATTGATAGCATTCTGATCGAAACATTCGACGCGGCAGTGGAGATCATCGGCGGGGAGCCGGAGAAGTGGCGGCCTCAGAGTCGCGAGACCGCCGACCACAGCCTGCCCTACTGCACCGTGGTAGGCCTCGTGGACGGAGAGGTTACACAAGATAGCTTCGCGCCCGCCAGATTCACCGATGATAGGCTGCTGCAGATCGTGGCAAAGGTGAAGGTGAAGGCGGATCCCGAGCTTAACGCCATGTATCCCGAAAAGGGCATCCCCAACCGCGTGACAGTGACACTGAAGAACGGGGAGAAGTTGGTTAGCGAGGTGGCAGCGCCGCGCGGACACGCACTCAATCCGATGACCGACCAAGAAGTGACAGCTAAGTTCCTGTCCATGGCCACGAAAGTCCTTGGGCCTGCTGAGGTGGATGAAGCGCTGGAGCGCCTCTGGAGCCTGGAGAACGAGCGGGACCTGACAGACCTGCTCGCGCTGTTCGCTGTGTGA